The sequence GGCGGGTACGGGGAACGCTGCGCCGTGCGGCACCTGATGGAGGCGGGGTTGCGCCCGGTGGCCCGGAACTGGCGCTGCCCGTCAGGAGAGATCGACATCATCGCCTGGGACGGGCCGGTGCTCGCCTTCTGCGAGGTGAAGACGCGACGCACGACGACCTTCGGCACCCCCGCCGAGGCCGTGGTGCCGCGCAAGGCACGCCGGCTGCGGGGCCTCGCCGCCGCATGGTTGGCGGCCACCGGCACCACCGCCGACGAGGTCCGCTTCGACGTCCTCTCGGTGCTGCTGCCCCGCACCGGCCGGGCCCATGTCGAGCACCTCAAGGGCGCCTTCTGATGAGCTACGCCCGGGTGCTCTGCGTGGGCCTGGTCGGAGTGGCCGGTCATCTCGTGGAGGTGGAGGCGGACCTCGCCCCCGGCCTGCCGGGGGTGGCCATCTCCGGGCTGCCCGACACCACCCTGCACGAGGCCCGGGACCGGGTCCGCGCCGCGGTGGTCAACTCCGGCCAGCGCTGGCCCAACCGGAGGATCACCCTCAACCTGCTGCCGGCCACCCTGCCCAAGTTCGGCTCGGCGTTCGACCTGGCCATCGCGATCGCGCTGCTCGGCGGTTCCGGCGAGTTGCCGCTGCTGCCGCTGGACGGCGTCGCCATCCTGGGCGAATTGGGCCTGGACGGTGCGGTGCGACCGGTCCGCGGCATCCTCCCGATGGTCGCCGCCGCGGCGCGCGACGGCGTGCGACGGGTGATCGTCCCGGCCGGGAACACCGCGGAGGCCGCGGTCGTGCCCGGAGTGCGGGTTCGGGGCGTGGACACCCTGCACCGCCTGGTCGCCTTCGTCCGCGACGGTGCCCCGCTGATCGAGCCGCCGGTCCACGACCCACCCCCGACCACACCCGGCCCCGACCTGGCCGAGGTCGCCGGGCAGGGCTCGGTAGGCGGGCCCTGGAGGTCGCCGCCGCCGGTGGGCACCACCTCGCGCTGATCGGGCCGCCGGGCGCCGGCAAGACCATGCTCGCCGAACGTCTTCCGTCGATCCTGCCGGAGTTGGAGGACGACGCCGCGCTGGAGGTCACGGCCCTGCACTCGATCGCCGGACTGTTGCCGGCGGGTGGCGGGTTGATCCGCCGCCCGCCGTTCCAGGCCCCGCACCACACCGCGACCGTGCCCTCCATCGTCGGGGGCGGCTCGGGGCTGGCGCGCCCCGGCGCGATCTCGCTCGCCCACCGCGGGGTGCTCCTCATGGACGAGGCACCCGAATTCAGCAAGGCGGCCCTGGAGGCGCTGCGGCAGCCGTTGGAGCACGGTCGCGTGCTGTTGACCCGCAGTCGGGGCGGTGCCGAATATCCCGCCCGCGCCCAGTTGGTCCTCGCCG is a genomic window of Micromonospora tarapacensis containing:
- a CDS encoding YraN family protein codes for the protein MTKRNQAVGGYGERCAVRHLMEAGLRPVARNWRCPSGEIDIIAWDGPVLAFCEVKTRRTTTFGTPAEAVVPRKARRLRGLAAAWLAATGTTADEVRFDVLSVLLPRTGRAHVEHLKGAF